The following are encoded in a window of Struthio camelus isolate bStrCam1 chromosome Z, bStrCam1.hap1, whole genome shotgun sequence genomic DNA:
- the LOC138064627 gene encoding lamin-B1, with product MAAATPLGPRGRGSAPATPLSPTRISRLQEKEELRQLNDRLAVYIDKVRSLETENSALQLQVTEREEVRGREVTGLKALYEAELADARRALDDTARERAKLQIELGKIRAEHEQLLGSYAKKESDLNGAQVKLREFEAALNSKEAALATALGDKKSLEGELEDLRDQIAQLEVSLAAAKKQLADETLMKVDLENRCQSLIEDLEFRKNMYEEEINETRRKHETRLVEVDSGRQIEYEHKLAQALHEIREQHDAQVKLYKEELEQTYHAKLENARLSSEMSTSTANSVREELTESRMRIENLSSQLASLQKESRAWQDRMQELEDTLAKERENCRKMLSDKEREMAEIRDQMQQQLSDYEQLLDVKLALDMEINAYRKLLEGEEERLKLSPSPSSRVTVSRASSSRSVRTTRGKRKRIDVEESEASSSVSISHSASATGNVSIEEIDVDGKFIRLKNTSEQDQPMGGWEMIRKIGDTSATYKYTSRYVLKAGQTVTIWAANAGVTASPPTDLIWKNQNSWGTGEDVKVVLKNSQGEEVAQRSTVFKTTLREGEEEEVEEEEAVEAVEEEDLFHQQGDPRASNRSCAIM from the exons atGGCGGCCGCCACGCCgctggggccgcggggccggggcagcgcgcccGCCACGCCGCTGAGCCCCACGCGCATCTCGCggctgcaggagaaggaggagctgcGGCAGCTCAACGACCGCCTGGCCGTCTACATCGACAAGGTGCGGAGCCTGGAGACGGAGAACAGCGCCCTGCAGCTGCAGGTCACCGAGCGCGAGGAGGTGCGCGGCCGCGAGGTCACCGGCCTTAAGGCGCTCTACGAGGCCGAGCTGGCCGACGCCCGCCGGGCGCTGGACGACACGGCGCGGGAGCGGGCCAAGCTGCAGATCGAGCTGGGCAAGATCCGCGCCGAGCACGAGCAGCTGCTGGGCAG TTATGCAAAAAAGGAATCTGATCTTAATGGAGCCCAAGTCAAACTTCGAGAGTTTGAAGCAGCCCTCAATTCTAAAGAAGCTGCACTGGCCACAGCTCTTGGTGATAAGAAAAGCCTGGAGGGAGAACTTGAGGATTTAAGAGATCAAATTGCACAG cttgaggTTTCTTTAGCTGCTGCCAAGAAACAGCTTGCAGATGAAACTTTAATGAAGGTGGATCTTGAAAATCGCTGTCAGAGCCTCATTGAGGACTTGGAATTCCGTAAAAATATGTATGAGGAG gaaATTAATGAGACgagaagaaaacatgaaactcGCCTAGTTGAGGTTGATTCTGGGCGTCAAATTGAGTATGAACACAAACTGGCCCAAGCCCTTCATGAAATAAGGGAGCAGCATGACGCACAAGTGAAACTGTACAAAGAAGAGCTGGAACAGACTTACCATGCCAAA CTTGAGAATGCTAGACTGTCCTCTGAGATGAGCACTTCGACAGCCAACTCGGTAAGAGAAGAACTGACAGAAAGTCGCATGCGGATTGAAAATCTGTCTTCCCAGCTTGCCAGTCTTCAGAAAGAG TCTAGAGCATGGCAAGATAGAATGCAAGAGCTTGAGGACACCTTGGCTAAGGAAAGGGAAAACTGTCGCAAAATGCTGTCTGACAAGGAGAGGGAAATGGCAGAGATAAGAGATCAGATGCAGCAGCAGTTGAGTGACTATGAACAACTTCTGGATGTTAAACTGGCCCTGGATATGGAAATCAATGCATACCGGAAATTGCTGGAGGGTGAAGAAGAGAG ACTGAAACTTTCTCCAAGTCCATCTTCTCGAGTGACAGTTTCACGGGCTTCATCGAGCCGTAGTGTACGTACAAccaggggaaagagaaagaggatcGATGTAGAAGAATCTGAAGCCAGCAGTAGTGTCAGCATCTCCCACTCGGCTTCTGCCACAGGAAACGTCTCTATTGAAGAGATAGATGTCGATGGGAAATTCATCCGTTTGAAGAACACCTCTGAACAG gATCAACCTATGGGAGGTTGGGAGATGATCAGAAAAATAGGAGACACTTCTGCTACTTACAAATATACCTCAAGATATGTACTGAAAGCAGGCCAGACTGTTACA ATTTGGGCTGCAAATGCTGGAGTAACTGCTAGCCCTCCCACTGACCTCATCTGGAAGAACCAGAATTCTTGGGGCACTGGTGAAGATGTGAAAGTTGTACTGAAAAATTCTCAGGGAGAG GAGGTTGCTCAGAGAAGCACCGTCTTTAAAACAACTTTACGCGAAGGTGAAGAAGAGGAGGTCGAGGAAGAAGAAGCAGTTGAAGCTGTGGAGGAGGAAGACCTTTTTCACCAGCAG GGAGACCCAAGGGCATCTAACAGAAGCTGTGCGATCATGTAA